A stretch of the Notamacropus eugenii isolate mMacEug1 chromosome 2, mMacEug1.pri_v2, whole genome shotgun sequence genome encodes the following:
- the LOC140525490 gene encoding zinc finger protein with KRAB and SCAN domains 8-like isoform X2, which translates to MAATLPPGVPEEQKKLLTVKNEEVHAWEQESNLQGNIYSQELFRQRFRQFCYKETPGPREALDRLWVLCCEWLKPEMHTKEQILDLLVLEQFLTILPEDLQTWVREHEPKSGEEAVIVLEDLEKELDEPRQQVPASSSEQALLSEELVPMGSEKGSPTVQLQPMETRIKCESQDPQPLQKSVPLPPHGPILPQKRVPSDQKMAASLLTCNTTGCQKLMTFENMTMSLALEKWGRLDPLQRSLCRDKRQDNYGDMVSLGDSSFFILVSGLSTAGMVRPEWRMEIQLKSRMLKQIWNLKGSYLIDSMGIFLRVLSLEKSVNMREN; encoded by the exons ATGGCTGCTACACTGCCTCCTGGAGTTCCAGAGGAACAGAAAAAACTTCTCACAGTAAAGAATGAAGAAGTCCATGCCTGGGAGCAGGAATCTAACTTGCAAGGGAATATCTATAGCCAAGAACTCTTCCGGCAGCGCTTTAGGCAGTTTTGTTACAAGGAAACACCTGGTCCCCGCGAAGCTTTGGACCGTCTCTGGGTGCTCTGTTGCGAGTGGCTAAAACCAGAAATGCATACAAAAGAGCAGATCTTAGATCTACTGGTACTTGAGCAGTTCTTGACCATCTTGCCTGAAGATCTCCAGACTTGGGTTCGGGAACATGAGCCAAAGAGTGGGGAGGAAGCTGTGATTGTACTGGAGGATTTGGAGAAAGAACTTGATGAACCAAGACAGCAG GTTCCAGCCAGTTCCAGTGAACAGGCATTGCTGTCGGAAGAGTTGGTGCCCATGGGTTCAGAAAAGGGGTCACCTACTGTACAGTTACAGCCCATGGAAACCCGCATCAAATGTGAATCTCAGGATCCCCAACCCCTACAAAAGAGTG tTCCGCTTCCTCCCCATGGTCCTATTCTTCCACAAAAGAGGGTTCCTAGTGACCAGAAGATGGCAGCTTCACTTCTCACATGTAATACAACTGGATGCCAG AAACTAATGACATTTGAGAATATGACCATGTCACTTGCATTGGAGAAATGGGGACGACTGGACCCTCTTCAGAGGAGCCTCTGTAGGGACAAAAGGCAGGACAATTATGGGGACATGGTTTCCCTGG GTGACAGCTCCTTTTTTATATTGGTTTCTGGTCTTTCCACAGCAGGg ATGGTGAGACCAGAATGGAGAATGGAAATTCAGCTCAAAAGCAGGATGTTAAAGCAGATATGGAATCTAAAGGGGAGTTACCTGATAGACTCAATGGGCATATTCCTCAGGGTCTTGAGCTTGGAGAAATCTGTGAACATGAGGGAAAATTAG
- the LOC140525490 gene encoding zinc finger protein with KRAB and SCAN domains 8-like isoform X1, which produces MAATLPPGVPEEQKKLLTVKNEEVHAWEQESNLQGNIYSQELFRQRFRQFCYKETPGPREALDRLWVLCCEWLKPEMHTKEQILDLLVLEQFLTILPEDLQTWVREHEPKSGEEAVIVLEDLEKELDEPRQQVPASSSEQALLSEELVPMGSEKGSPTVQLQPMETRIKCESQDPQPLQKSVPLPPHGPILPQKRVPSDQKMAASLLTCNTTGCQKLMTFENMTMSLALEKWGRLDPLQRSLCRDKRQDNYGDMVSLDGETRMENGNSAQKQDVKADMESKGELPDRLNGHIPQGLELGEICEHEGKLERHQGNVEIERRHKCDECGKSFTQNSSLIRHKRIHTGERPYSCNECGKTFIQSSQLIDHQRIHSKLKPFQCSDCGKAFYYSSHLIQHQRTHTGEKPFQCNDCGKAFHYSSGLIRHQRTHTGEKPYQCHDCGKAFCLSSHLIQHQRIHTGEKPYQCIECGKSFSQSSGLFHHQRIHSGEKPYECHECGKSFSHSSALVGHQRIHSGERPYECDVCGKAFSYSSHLIGHRRIHTGEKPYECDECGKAFRRSSHLIVHRRIHTGEKPHYPLA; this is translated from the exons ATGGCTGCTACACTGCCTCCTGGAGTTCCAGAGGAACAGAAAAAACTTCTCACAGTAAAGAATGAAGAAGTCCATGCCTGGGAGCAGGAATCTAACTTGCAAGGGAATATCTATAGCCAAGAACTCTTCCGGCAGCGCTTTAGGCAGTTTTGTTACAAGGAAACACCTGGTCCCCGCGAAGCTTTGGACCGTCTCTGGGTGCTCTGTTGCGAGTGGCTAAAACCAGAAATGCATACAAAAGAGCAGATCTTAGATCTACTGGTACTTGAGCAGTTCTTGACCATCTTGCCTGAAGATCTCCAGACTTGGGTTCGGGAACATGAGCCAAAGAGTGGGGAGGAAGCTGTGATTGTACTGGAGGATTTGGAGAAAGAACTTGATGAACCAAGACAGCAG GTTCCAGCCAGTTCCAGTGAACAGGCATTGCTGTCGGAAGAGTTGGTGCCCATGGGTTCAGAAAAGGGGTCACCTACTGTACAGTTACAGCCCATGGAAACCCGCATCAAATGTGAATCTCAGGATCCCCAACCCCTACAAAAGAGTG tTCCGCTTCCTCCCCATGGTCCTATTCTTCCACAAAAGAGGGTTCCTAGTGACCAGAAGATGGCAGCTTCACTTCTCACATGTAATACAACTGGATGCCAG AAACTAATGACATTTGAGAATATGACCATGTCACTTGCATTGGAGAAATGGGGACGACTGGACCCTCTTCAGAGGAGCCTCTGTAGGGACAAAAGGCAGGACAATTATGGGGACATGGTTTCCCTGG ATGGTGAGACCAGAATGGAGAATGGAAATTCAGCTCAAAAGCAGGATGTTAAAGCAGATATGGAATCTAAAGGGGAGTTACCTGATAGACTCAATGGGCATATTCCTCAGGGTCTTGAGCTTGGAGAAATCTGTGAACATGAGGGAAAATTAGAAAGACATCAAGGAAATGTGGAAATTGAGAGACGAcataaatgtgatgaatgtggaaaaAGCTTCACTCAGAACTCAAGCCTTATTAGACATAAgcgaattcatactggagaaagaCCCTACtcatgtaatgaatgtggaaaaaccTTCATTCAGAGCTCACAACTTATTGACCATCAGAGAATACATAGCAAACTAAAACCTTTTCAATGTAGTGATTGTGGGAAAGCTTTCTATTACAGTTCACACCTTATTCAGCATCAGAGGAcccatactggagaaaaacctttccAATGCAATGATTGTGGGAAAGCCTTCCATTATAGTTCAGGTCTTATTAGACATCAaagaactcatactggagagaaaccttaccaGTGTCATGATTGTGGGAAAGCTTTCTGTCTCAGCTCACATCTTATTCAACACCAGaggattcacactggagagaaaccttaccaGTGTATTGAGTGTGGGAAAAGTTTCAGTCAGAGTTCTGGCCTCTTTcatcatcagagaatccacagtggGGAAAAGCCTTATGAATGTCATGAATGTGGGAAATCCTTTAGTCATAGTTCTGCACTTGTTGGACATCAGAGAATACATAGTGGGGAGAGACCCTATGAATGTGATgtttgtgggaaagccttcagttaCAGCTCACACCTTATAGGACATAGAAGAATTCACACTGgggaaaaaccttatgaatgtgatgagtgtgggaaagcctttaggCGGAGTTCACATCTCATTGTACATCGGAGGATCCACACTGGGGAGAAGCCACATTATCCACTggcataa
- the LOC140525490 gene encoding zinc finger and SCAN domain-containing protein 16-like isoform X3, with the protein MAATLPPGVPEEQKKLLTVKNEEVHAWEQESNLQGNIYSQELFRQRFRQFCYKETPGPREALDRLWVLCCEWLKPEMHTKEQILDLLVLEQFLTILPEDLQTWVREHEPKSGEEAVIVLEDLEKELDEPRQQVPASSSEQALLSEELVPMGSEKGSPTVQLQPMETRIKCESQDPQPLQKSVPLPPHGPILPQKRVPSDQKMAASLLTCNTTGCQMVRPEWRMEIQLKSRMLKQIWNLKGSYLIDSMGIFLRVLSLEKSVNMREN; encoded by the exons ATGGCTGCTACACTGCCTCCTGGAGTTCCAGAGGAACAGAAAAAACTTCTCACAGTAAAGAATGAAGAAGTCCATGCCTGGGAGCAGGAATCTAACTTGCAAGGGAATATCTATAGCCAAGAACTCTTCCGGCAGCGCTTTAGGCAGTTTTGTTACAAGGAAACACCTGGTCCCCGCGAAGCTTTGGACCGTCTCTGGGTGCTCTGTTGCGAGTGGCTAAAACCAGAAATGCATACAAAAGAGCAGATCTTAGATCTACTGGTACTTGAGCAGTTCTTGACCATCTTGCCTGAAGATCTCCAGACTTGGGTTCGGGAACATGAGCCAAAGAGTGGGGAGGAAGCTGTGATTGTACTGGAGGATTTGGAGAAAGAACTTGATGAACCAAGACAGCAG GTTCCAGCCAGTTCCAGTGAACAGGCATTGCTGTCGGAAGAGTTGGTGCCCATGGGTTCAGAAAAGGGGTCACCTACTGTACAGTTACAGCCCATGGAAACCCGCATCAAATGTGAATCTCAGGATCCCCAACCCCTACAAAAGAGTG tTCCGCTTCCTCCCCATGGTCCTATTCTTCCACAAAAGAGGGTTCCTAGTGACCAGAAGATGGCAGCTTCACTTCTCACATGTAATACAACTGGATGCCAG ATGGTGAGACCAGAATGGAGAATGGAAATTCAGCTCAAAAGCAGGATGTTAAAGCAGATATGGAATCTAAAGGGGAGTTACCTGATAGACTCAATGGGCATATTCCTCAGGGTCTTGAGCTTGGAGAAATCTGTGAACATGAGGGAAAATTAG
- the ZSCAN16 gene encoding zinc finger and SCAN domain-containing protein 16, which produces MATPLNSEALEEQEGLFLVKEEARYWGQESSLQHNHSTSELFRQHFRQLCYQETPGPREALTRLRELCHQWLRPEMHTKEQILELLVLEQFLTILPKDLQTWVQDHHPENGEEAVTVLEDLEREIDEPEYQVPAHVHRQEIVLEEMAPMGTSRTSTESLSIHLNPRKTQLKWKSWEIYPLQENDDETRAEDVGSIEKKEISEDRESLGDIYGRLSGHISWDPVFREAFEPASRLEWQQENLAGKRRHKCDECGKGFSHSSDLSKHKRTHTGEKPYKCDECGKAFIQRSHLIGHQRVHTGVKPYKCKECGKDFSGRTGLVQHQRIHTGEKPYECDECGRPFRVSSALIRHQRIHTNKFY; this is translated from the exons ATGGCTACACCCCTTAACTCTGAGgctctggaagaacaagagggtCTGTTTTTAGTGAAAGAGGAAGCACGTTATTGGGGGCAAGAATCAAGCTTGCAACATAATCACAGCACGAGTGAGCTTTTCCGGCAGCATTTCAGACAGCTCTGCTATCAAGAAACGCCTGGGCCTCGTGAAGCTCTTACTCGACTTCGTGAACTTTGCCATCAGTGGCTGAGGCCAGAGATGCATACTAAAGAACAGATTTTGGAGCTCTTGGTATTGGAGCAGTTCTTAACCATCCTACCCAAGGATCTGCAGACCTGGGTGCAGGATCATCATCCAGAGAATGGAGAGGAAGCAGTAACTGTCCTGGAGGATTTGGAGAGAGAAATTGATGAACCAGAATACCAG GTACCAGCCCATGTACATAGACAGGAAATTGTCTTGGAAGAGATGGCACCTATGGGAACATCGAGAACATCAACTGAGTCACTAAGTATCCATCTCAATCCCAGGAAGACCCAACTGAAATGGAAATCTTGGGAGATTTATCCATTACAAGAGAATG atGATGAAACCAGAGCTGAAGATGTGGGGTCAattgagaagaaagaaatttctGAAGACAGGGAATCACTCGGGGACATATATGGCAGACTCAGTGGGCACATTTCCTGGGATCCTGTTTTCAGAGAAGCTTTTGAACCTGCGAGCAGATTAGAATGGCAACAGGAAAATCTTGCAGGGAAAAGACGACacaaatgtgatgaatgtgggaaaggtTTCAGTCATAGCTCAGACCTTAGTAAACATAAGAGAACCCATACAGGGGAAAAGCCCTATAAATGTGATGAGTGTGGAAAAGCCTTTATTCAGCGCTCACATCTCATTGGACATCAGAGAGTCCACACTGGAGTgaaaccctataaatgtaaagaatgtgggaaagATTTCAGTGGTCGAACAGGCCTTgttcaacatcagagaatccacactggagagaaaccctatgaatgtgaTGAGTGTGGGAGACCCTTCCGTGTGAGTTCAGCTCTTATtcgacatcagagaatccatacaaACAAGTTCTATTGA